One Methanocella sp. DNA window includes the following coding sequences:
- a CDS encoding redox-regulated ATPase YchF produces MSILIALAGKPNCGKSTFFKAATLADVEIANYPFTTIKPNLGVSYVRSKCPCKELHLDCPKCSNGERFIAVELLDVAGLVPEAHKGKGLGNAFLDDMRQAQAIIHVIDASGGTDIEGNVVPAGTHDPLDDVKFLETEITMWMFGILHKNWVKLSRKASASGEKIEDVIAEQFAGLGIDGVMAKQALLETGLADKHIVNWTEPEMIELSDFLRKISKPLVIAANKADIAPPQNLEKLKGLEKDGYRVITCSAGIELALRNAASHGFIDYLPGDKDFTVKNADKLNSAQKGALEKMRDFLKKNDGTGIQKCLNEVVFGLLGYIVAYPVEDESKFTDKSGNVLPDAFLIKKGSTARDLAFRVHTQIGESFLFGINARTKMRLGDKYELQNNDIIKITSTK; encoded by the coding sequence ATGTCCATACTCATAGCGCTGGCCGGGAAGCCGAACTGCGGCAAGTCCACCTTTTTCAAGGCCGCTACGCTCGCGGACGTCGAGATAGCGAACTATCCTTTTACGACCATCAAGCCGAACCTGGGCGTCTCGTATGTCAGGTCGAAGTGCCCCTGCAAAGAGCTGCACCTGGACTGCCCAAAATGTTCGAACGGCGAGCGCTTCATCGCCGTGGAATTGCTGGACGTGGCCGGGCTGGTGCCCGAGGCGCACAAGGGCAAAGGCCTGGGCAACGCTTTTCTGGACGACATGCGCCAGGCACAGGCCATTATTCACGTCATCGACGCCAGCGGCGGCACGGACATCGAGGGTAACGTCGTTCCGGCGGGCACGCACGACCCGCTGGACGACGTCAAATTCCTGGAGACCGAGATCACCATGTGGATGTTCGGCATCCTCCACAAGAACTGGGTCAAGCTGTCCCGGAAGGCGTCCGCATCGGGCGAGAAGATTGAGGACGTCATCGCCGAGCAGTTCGCCGGCCTGGGCATCGACGGGGTCATGGCAAAGCAGGCGCTGCTGGAGACGGGGCTCGCCGACAAGCACATCGTGAACTGGACAGAGCCCGAGATGATCGAGCTTTCCGACTTTTTGAGAAAGATCAGCAAGCCGCTGGTCATCGCCGCCAACAAGGCCGACATCGCCCCGCCCCAGAACCTGGAGAAGCTCAAGGGGCTCGAGAAGGACGGCTACCGCGTCATCACGTGCAGCGCCGGGATCGAGCTGGCGCTGAGGAATGCGGCTTCGCACGGCTTTATCGATTATTTACCGGGCGATAAGGACTTCACGGTCAAGAACGCCGATAAGCTTAATTCCGCCCAGAAGGGAGCGCTGGAAAAGATGCGCGATTTCTTAAAGAAGAACGACGGCACGGGCATCCAGAAGTGCCTCAACGAGGTCGTCTTCGGCCTGCTGGGATACATTGTCGCCTACCCGGTGGAGGACGAGAGCAAGTTCACCGACAAGAGCGGAAACGTGCTGCCCGACGCTTTCTTGATAAAGAAGGGCTCCACGGCCCGGGACCTCGCCTTCCGGGTGCACACGCAGATCGGCGAGTCGTTCCTCTTCGGCATCAACGCCCGCACCAAGATGAGGCTGGGCGATAAGTACGAGCTGCAGAATAATGACATTATCAAGATAACGTCCACTAAATAG